The following proteins are co-located in the Fluviicola sp. genome:
- a CDS encoding DUF3276 family protein — translation MQNELDYDSQREVFTKIVKAGKRTYFFDIKATKGQDHYITVTESKKVTVNGKEVFQKHKVFLYKEDFDKFSETLLEVMNKANELNTGGSSNPTYSSDVQFDDL, via the coding sequence ATGCAAAACGAACTGGATTACGACTCTCAGCGGGAAGTCTTTACTAAAATTGTTAAAGCCGGAAAACGCACTTATTTCTTCGATATCAAAGCCACAAAAGGCCAGGATCATTACATTACCGTTACGGAAAGCAAGAAGGTAACCGTCAACGGGAAAGAAGTTTTTCAAAAGCACAAAGTATTCCTTTACAAGGAAGATTTCGATAAATTTTCGGAGACCTTATTGGAAGTCATGAACAAAGCAAATGAATTGAACACCGGGGGAAGTTCGAATCCCACTTACAGTAGCGATGTTCAGTTTGACGACCTGTAA
- a CDS encoding 4Fe-4S dicluster domain-containing protein — translation MAIMITDECINCGACEPECPNNAIYEGGAEWTYADGTSLKGLITTLDGEMVQADENFEPKDMDVYYIVPDKCTECVGFHDEPQCAAVCPVDCCVDDPEYRESEDELLAKKDFMHL, via the coding sequence ATGGCAATCATGATTACAGACGAATGCATCAATTGCGGTGCATGCGAGCCGGAATGCCCGAACAACGCAATCTATGAAGGTGGCGCTGAATGGACGTATGCGGACGGTACGTCATTAAAAGGATTGATTACAACGTTGGATGGTGAAATGGTTCAGGCAGATGAAAATTTCGAACCGAAAGACATGGATGTATACTACATTGTTCCGGACAAATGTACCGAATGTGTAGGCTTCCATGATGAGCCTCAGTGCGCTGCAGTTTGTCCGGTTGATTGCTGTGTGGATGATCCGGAATATCGTGAAAGCGAAGATGAATTGCTTGCGAAAAAGGATTTCATGCACTTGTAA
- a CDS encoding acyl-CoA reductase — MEKRAITEVFGQLQKALKAFTSNEQWPGYECGLTEDEFQGFQRLINKEIQLNPWFTKENCIKALNGIIHLTEKEALENFSNRYSFTSSPKTIALIMAGNLPFVGFHDLLCVLITGNKALCKLSSSDTRIPMKLIEWMHEWNPELKEYIRISLGPIKNYDAVIATGSNSSIAQFETYFGGVPHLFRKNRTSIAVLDGSETNEELAKLSSDCFDFFGMGCRNVSKLYLPVGFDLNRIFENFMDQAHLIQHHKYGNNYDYNRTVYLMNQIPFLDNNVFMLKEDEGIHAPLSVIYYEYYREEGLLLHKITEMKDELQAVVGHDFIPFGKAQSPDITDFADGVDTCAWLNSLH; from the coding sequence GTGGAAAAAAGAGCAATTACAGAAGTTTTCGGTCAGCTTCAAAAAGCACTCAAAGCTTTTACAAGCAACGAACAATGGCCCGGTTACGAATGCGGATTAACGGAAGATGAATTTCAAGGATTTCAGCGCTTAATCAACAAAGAAATTCAATTAAACCCGTGGTTTACCAAAGAGAATTGTATCAAGGCTTTAAATGGAATCATTCATTTAACTGAAAAAGAAGCGCTTGAAAACTTTTCCAACAGGTATTCATTTACCTCCAGTCCGAAGACGATTGCATTGATCATGGCCGGAAACCTTCCCTTCGTGGGATTCCATGATTTGCTTTGTGTGCTGATTACCGGGAACAAAGCATTGTGCAAATTGAGTAGTTCCGATACGCGCATTCCTATGAAACTGATCGAATGGATGCACGAATGGAATCCTGAACTGAAAGAATACATTCGCATTTCTTTGGGACCGATCAAAAACTACGATGCCGTGATTGCAACAGGAAGCAACAGTTCCATTGCACAATTTGAAACGTATTTCGGAGGAGTTCCCCATTTATTCCGGAAAAACAGGACATCTATTGCTGTTTTGGATGGCTCGGAAACAAACGAAGAACTGGCAAAATTAAGCTCCGATTGTTTTGATTTCTTCGGGATGGGCTGTCGCAACGTTTCCAAATTGTACCTGCCTGTAGGATTTGACCTGAACCGCATTTTTGAGAATTTCATGGACCAGGCACATTTGATCCAGCATCATAAATACGGGAACAACTACGATTACAATCGCACGGTTTATTTAATGAACCAGATTCCGTTCCTGGATAATAATGTATTTATGCTAAAAGAAGACGAAGGCATTCACGCTCCGTTATCTGTGATCTACTACGAATACTACCGGGAAGAAGGGCTGCTCCTGCATAAAATTACCGAAATGAAAGACGAGCTTCAGGCGGTTGTCGGACATGATTTCATTCCTTTCGGGAAAGCACAGTCTCCGGATATAACAGATTTTGCGGATGGAGTAGATACCTGCGCATGGCTGAATTCACTTCATTAA
- a CDS encoding glucosaminidase domain-containing protein translates to MMRSLAIVGFGISFSVFGGQSPAKMTQTDYVNMWSNVAVEHMLTYRIPASITLAQGLLESANGNSPLATEANNHFGIKCSDWTGEKMYFDDDAKGECFRKYPNATESYNDHSLFLTKKPRYAGLFQFPVDDYKNWAKGLKKAGYATHPEYAEKLIDLIERLRLYEYDDKTAPDTKGTELLASNAKENSASGSKSKSKETANNKPVSSMKIDEACLKYQTHTAKENKNDVKFIVARKGDTYYKIAKEYDLAMWQMYKYNNFVEKKDMLEPGDIVYIEPKRSRSRCKDVTYTASKEITLIEISQAEGIKLKSLVKMNGFTSEKVTVQKGQKILLR, encoded by the coding sequence ATGATGAGAAGCTTAGCAATTGTAGGATTTGGGATTTCTTTTTCCGTTTTCGGAGGACAATCCCCGGCAAAAATGACACAGACAGATTACGTGAATATGTGGTCGAATGTGGCAGTTGAACACATGCTTACTTACCGTATTCCGGCAAGTATCACACTTGCGCAGGGTTTGCTGGAAAGTGCCAATGGAAACTCACCGCTTGCAACTGAAGCCAATAATCATTTCGGGATTAAATGCAGCGACTGGACAGGAGAGAAGATGTACTTCGATGACGATGCAAAAGGAGAATGTTTCCGGAAATATCCCAATGCAACGGAATCATACAACGATCACAGCTTATTCCTGACCAAAAAACCGCGTTATGCAGGTTTGTTCCAATTCCCGGTTGATGATTACAAGAACTGGGCGAAAGGATTGAAGAAAGCAGGCTATGCAACTCACCCGGAATATGCTGAAAAATTAATCGATTTGATCGAACGCCTGAGATTGTACGAATACGATGATAAAACTGCTCCTGATACTAAAGGAACAGAGTTGTTGGCAAGTAATGCAAAAGAAAACTCAGCTTCCGGTTCCAAATCCAAGTCCAAAGAAACGGCAAACAATAAGCCGGTTTCTTCCATGAAGATCGATGAAGCGTGTTTGAAATACCAAACTCACACCGCGAAAGAAAACAAGAACGATGTGAAATTCATTGTTGCCCGGAAAGGGGATACTTACTATAAAATTGCGAAAGAATACGATTTGGCGATGTGGCAAATGTACAAGTACAACAATTTCGTGGAGAAAAAAGACATGCTTGAACCGGGCGATATCGTTTATATCGAACCGAAAAGAAGCAGGTCCCGTTGTAAAGACGTGACTTACACTGCCAGCAAAGAAATTACATTGATCGAGATTTCCCAGGCAGAAGGGATCAAATTGAAAAGCCTTGTAAAAATGAACGGATTCACATCCGAAAAAGTGACTGTCCAGAAAGGACAAAAGATCCTTCTTCGTTAG
- the proS gene encoding proline--tRNA ligase, whose translation MSQKYATRAEDYSKWYNDLISRADLAEHSDVKGMMVIKPYGYAIWENMRDILDAKFKETGHQNAYFPLFIPKSYLSKEASHVDGFAKECAVVTHYRLKNDPNGGGVIVDPDAKLEEELIVRPTSETIIWNSYKKWIQSYRDLPILINQWANVVRWEMKTRLFLRTSEFLWQEGHTAHSTKEEAIRETEQMLDVYADFAEQYMAMPVIKGHKTESERFAGADDTYCIEAMMQDGKALQAGTSHFLGQNFAKAFEVKFSDAQGKLEYVWATSWGVSTRLMGALIMTHSDDEGLVLPPALAPIQVVIVPIYRTEEELQSINEAVAKISAELKGLKIKVKYDADDQKRPGWKFAEYEAKGVPVRMAIGPRDLANGVVEIARRDTKEKYAMNIDNIGASITALLDEIQVNLLKKANEFRDQNMHKVDTYEEFKTKLEQDGGFYLAHWDGTKETEAKIKEETKATIRCIPIDIASEPGVCMVTGAPSKGRVVFAKAY comes from the coding sequence ATGTCACAGAAGTACGCTACTCGCGCCGAAGATTATTCAAAGTGGTATAATGATTTAATATCCAGAGCTGACCTTGCAGAACACTCGGATGTTAAAGGAATGATGGTAATCAAACCCTATGGTTATGCTATTTGGGAAAACATGCGCGACATCCTGGATGCAAAATTCAAAGAAACAGGTCATCAGAATGCGTACTTCCCCTTATTCATCCCGAAAAGCTATTTGAGTAAAGAAGCATCCCACGTGGATGGTTTTGCGAAAGAATGTGCGGTTGTAACGCATTACCGTTTGAAAAACGATCCGAACGGAGGAGGTGTTATTGTGGACCCGGATGCAAAGCTGGAGGAAGAATTAATCGTTCGTCCGACTTCCGAAACCATTATCTGGAACTCGTACAAAAAATGGATCCAATCTTACCGCGACCTGCCGATTTTGATCAATCAGTGGGCAAACGTAGTTCGCTGGGAAATGAAAACCCGTTTGTTTTTGCGCACTTCCGAGTTCTTATGGCAGGAAGGCCACACGGCGCATTCCACGAAGGAAGAAGCGATCCGGGAAACAGAACAAATGCTGGATGTTTATGCAGATTTTGCAGAACAATATATGGCGATGCCGGTAATCAAAGGCCACAAGACAGAAAGCGAGCGTTTTGCAGGAGCCGATGATACTTACTGTATCGAAGCCATGATGCAGGACGGAAAAGCTTTGCAAGCAGGAACTTCCCACTTTTTGGGGCAGAACTTTGCAAAGGCATTTGAAGTTAAATTCAGCGATGCGCAAGGTAAACTGGAATACGTTTGGGCAACTTCCTGGGGAGTTTCCACCCGTTTGATGGGAGCTTTGATCATGACCCATTCCGATGATGAAGGTTTGGTATTACCACCTGCGCTTGCACCGATTCAGGTAGTGATCGTTCCGATTTACAGAACAGAAGAAGAATTGCAATCAATCAACGAAGCAGTAGCCAAAATCTCTGCCGAACTGAAAGGATTGAAGATCAAAGTGAAATACGATGCCGACGATCAGAAACGTCCGGGATGGAAATTTGCCGAATACGAAGCAAAAGGAGTTCCGGTTCGTATGGCGATCGGGCCAAGAGACCTGGCAAATGGAGTAGTGGAGATTGCCCGTCGTGATACGAAGGAGAAATACGCCATGAACATTGACAACATCGGTGCTTCCATTACTGCTTTATTGGATGAGATCCAGGTGAACTTGCTTAAAAAAGCAAACGAATTCCGCGATCAGAACATGCACAAAGTGGATACTTACGAAGAGTTCAAAACGAAACTGGAGCAGGACGGAGGATTCTACCTGGCTCATTGGGACGGAACCAAGGAAACGGAAGCTAAGATCAAAGAAGAAACAAAAGCAACGATCCGCTGTATTCCTATTGATATTGCTTCGGAACCAGGAGTTTGTATGGTGACCGGGGCTCCTTCAAAAGGACGCGTGGTTTTTGCGAAAGCATATTAA
- the rpsT gene encoding 30S ribosomal protein S20 has protein sequence MANHKSAQKRIRSNDVKRLRNKYQHKTTRNAVRKLRSLKDKKEASELLPAVVSMLDKLAKRNIIHKNKAANLKSGLTVAVNKL, from the coding sequence ATGGCAAATCACAAGTCAGCACAAAAACGAATTCGTTCTAACGATGTTAAGCGTTTGCGTAACAAGTACCAACACAAAACAACTCGTAACGCAGTACGCAAACTTCGTTCTTTGAAAGATAAGAAAGAGGCAAGCGAATTGTTGCCAGCAGTAGTTTCCATGTTGGATAAATTGGCAAAGCGTAATATCATTCACAAAAACAAGGCTGCGAACTTGAAATCAGGTTTGACAGTTGCTGTGAACAAATTATAA
- a CDS encoding putative porin, whose product MKKWALFLLVISFCPLISVAQSPFGNYFQDSLKPGHRISGKLDSVDANLANYQHTLPGDFNPFLFQFSFSDLNTVWLKPQQRRFSSIPHIAFEYSMGSKSAQFGKITYTQAIDSNTFIQFDYIRNSTLGNLRNSSFERNSAQLMVMHRSKYYGTILDASFYSSNNRLSNGTLGDSIREGFALLFQEVDKPNAENKIKELHIDWKNYISFTKDSLQKIGIILQPRLDIKNMRYLETDTLEGIYGFTNYDTAVTADYWELSSLKMNGGVFYKNRGFNIEAGLGTRYWDYDNMQVHQDTTEAFGFAALDMNIQGYALNATANYTFAGASGETQILAEAKKAFRINKFSASGAFIHKYPENYQRAYYGNTLSYNWNDRELSTKTSLNLSWTNKNRFVPFFAQAFVENNSKMPVFIQNRWRQDTLTSLNVLGIQAGFEYSYKKLLVQGRASYRESTGDLLPNWLLSGRIAYNGGLFKAKKLKTVTGIEIGYISHYQLLDFVPQMNTYTFVSAGKQFRDMMKLHFYTQFDLGYFRWFIRVENIEQTFVKPTNFEGIGYPVTPLQLRFGVSWDFFN is encoded by the coding sequence ATGAAGAAATGGGCTTTGTTTCTACTTGTTATCTCTTTCTGCCCGCTTATCAGTGTGGCACAATCTCCCTTTGGAAATTACTTCCAGGATTCGTTAAAGCCCGGCCACCGCATTTCCGGTAAGCTCGATTCCGTAGATGCCAACCTGGCTAATTACCAGCATACACTTCCCGGAGACTTCAATCCCTTCCTGTTCCAATTTTCATTTTCCGATCTGAATACCGTTTGGCTGAAACCCCAACAAAGGCGTTTTTCTTCCATTCCTCATATTGCGTTTGAATATTCCATGGGATCGAAATCGGCCCAATTCGGGAAGATTACTTATACCCAGGCGATTGATTCCAATACGTTCATTCAATTCGATTACATCCGCAACAGCACCCTGGGAAATCTTCGCAACTCCAGTTTTGAACGGAATTCCGCCCAATTAATGGTCATGCACCGTTCCAAATACTACGGGACCATCCTGGACGCTTCATTTTATTCCAGCAACAACCGGTTGAGCAACGGTACGCTCGGAGATTCAATCCGCGAAGGATTTGCACTCCTGTTCCAGGAAGTAGACAAACCCAACGCTGAGAATAAGATCAAGGAATTGCATATCGACTGGAAGAATTACATTTCGTTTACGAAAGATTCCCTGCAAAAGATCGGGATTATCCTGCAGCCACGACTCGATATCAAGAACATGCGTTACCTGGAAACAGATACACTGGAAGGTATTTACGGGTTTACGAATTATGACACCGCAGTTACAGCGGATTATTGGGAGTTGTCTTCTTTAAAAATGAACGGCGGGGTTTTCTACAAGAACCGTGGTTTCAACATTGAAGCGGGCTTGGGTACACGCTACTGGGACTATGACAATATGCAGGTTCACCAGGATACGACTGAAGCATTCGGATTTGCTGCTTTGGACATGAACATTCAGGGATATGCACTGAACGCAACCGCAAATTACACTTTTGCAGGAGCAAGCGGCGAAACCCAGATTCTGGCAGAAGCAAAGAAGGCTTTCCGGATCAATAAATTTTCTGCAAGCGGTGCATTTATCCACAAATACCCGGAAAATTATCAACGGGCCTATTACGGAAATACACTTTCCTACAATTGGAACGACCGGGAATTGAGCACCAAAACCTCCCTGAACCTGAGTTGGACCAATAAGAACCGGTTTGTACCTTTCTTTGCCCAGGCTTTTGTGGAGAACAATTCAAAAATGCCCGTTTTCATCCAAAACCGTTGGAGGCAAGACACTTTGACATCTTTAAATGTATTGGGAATCCAGGCAGGATTTGAATATTCCTACAAGAAATTATTGGTACAGGGAAGAGCAAGCTACCGCGAAAGTACCGGCGATTTGCTTCCCAACTGGTTGCTTTCCGGACGCATTGCCTACAACGGCGGACTGTTCAAAGCGAAAAAACTAAAAACCGTAACAGGTATTGAAATCGGTTACATCAGCCATTACCAATTGCTGGATTTTGTTCCACAGATGAACACGTATACATTTGTTTCTGCTGGAAAACAGTTCCGCGACATGATGAAGCTGCATTTCTATACCCAATTTGATTTGGGGTATTTCAGATGGTTTATCCGTGTAGAGAATATCGAGCAGACATTTGTGAAGCCTACCAATTTCGAAGGAATCGGTTATCCGGTTACACCGCTGCAGTTGCGGTTCGGGGTTTCGTGGGATTTTTTCAATTAA